In the genome of Rhizobium rhizogenes, one region contains:
- a CDS encoding zinc-finger domain-containing protein encodes MAGHPIPHFQNDGGHRMIEIGVKEFMCTGASVPYDHPHIFIDMGDDNEKVCSYCSTLYRYNPSLKAEQTNPPGCVFHVKAA; translated from the coding sequence ATGGCCGGGCATCCCATTCCCCACTTCCAGAACGATGGCGGACACCGCATGATCGAGATCGGCGTCAAGGAATTCATGTGCACCGGCGCTTCCGTGCCCTACGATCACCCGCATATCTTCATCGACATGGGCGACGACAACGAGAAGGTCTGTTCCTACTGCTCCACCCTTTACCGCTACAATCCGTCGCTGAAGGCCGAGCAGACCAATCCTCCGGGCTGCGTCTTCCATGTGAAGGCCGCCTGA